A segment of the Streptomyces sp. L2 genome:
GGGTGTACCGGCCGCTCATCGCGTGCCAGCGGGCCACCCGGTCGGAGCCGACGCGCCGCTCCAGGGCGGGCACGCGCGCCATCTGGAGCACGACCAGGGCCATCAGGTAGCCCGCCAGCAGGCCGGTGATCCGGCCCGCGTTGAGGATTCTCCCGTTGTCGTCGGCGATGGACGGCGTGTTCTGCCACCAGAGCCACAGCACGGCCGCCGCGCCCGCCCATACGGCGATCAGCAGCGGGACGGCCGGGGAGCGGCGTGGGCGGATGCGGCGCATCGTCTGTCGTCGGGCGGCACGTCCGCCCGCGAGCGTGGTGGTCACGGTTCCTCCGTGGGGACTTGACCCATGGCCCACTGATACGCACCGGCCCCGCTCCGTGTTCAGACGCCCGCCGAGTCCAGCGCGGACTGGAGTGACTGGCGGTAACCGTCGCTGGTGTAGGTCGCCCCGGACACCGTGTCGATCCGCGCGCTCTGCGCCGCCAGCGCCTCGCGCCGCAGCTGGGGCAGGGCGTAGCTGTTGATCTCCTGGTCGCGCGGGTTGTCCTCCGGGTAGCTGACGGCCGTGACGTCGGTGAGCCGCCCGTTCGTGAGGGTCACCCGCACACGGACCGGTCCCCAGCGGGTCTGGACCGTCTCGCCGGTGGCGGTCTTCGTCCCCGAGGCGGCGGCCGGGGAGTCGTCCGCACCGGTGGCCGAACTGCTCGACGAGGAAGGCGGCTTGGCGTTCGCCGTCACCACCGTCGGTGTCGTGTGCGGCTTCAGTGACAGCAGCAGCACCATCCCGGAGACGGTGGCCGCGCTCGCCAGCACGATGCGGCGGAAGGGACGGTTCTTGTTCAACGCGTGCACAGCGGGCCTCGCACCTCTCGCAGGACACTCATGATGAGGACGGTCATGACGCGCGGCGCCCTCACAGCTCGAACGACTCGTGGTGGATACGGCGGTCGGGCAC
Coding sequences within it:
- a CDS encoding FMN-binding protein — its product is MHALNKNRPFRRIVLASAATVSGMVLLLSLKPHTTPTVVTANAKPPSSSSSSATGADDSPAAASGTKTATGETVQTRWGPVRVRVTLTNGRLTDVTAVSYPEDNPRDQEINSYALPQLRREALAAQSARIDTVSGATYTSDGYRQSLQSALDSAGV